The Nocardia sp. XZ_19_385 genome contains a region encoding:
- a CDS encoding site-specific integrase: protein MTTEVEAARLLLERLGLRPEDLLERVGQTQPVPTFDQYIHQLQSAFPPGTLRTYGPYWRRIVNEWGSRPISEPTPLEIRELIEHTKQQAAVRRNSRGGRSAAEHMVGALRALYRQGQADGHFPAAENPANRIIKPRRLPNNRRALPDRLIADINRVAATTGNDPELDTLILRLHIETACRRGGALALRPRDLDAEQCLIQLHEKGDAVRWQPVSPTLMQALLRHRDRGAANSEQLLRYRNGRPITGRRYDHIWKRIGKHLPPVSTQQITAHWLRHTTLTWVERHYGYAVARAYAGHAEIGGNVGATLTYVKASLHEVAAALTALTGEKHPLAAEFESKRPPMAA from the coding sequence ATGACCACCGAGGTTGAAGCTGCGCGGCTACTACTGGAGCGGCTCGGGTTGCGTCCCGAAGATCTTCTCGAAAGAGTAGGCCAGACCCAGCCTGTCCCCACCTTCGACCAGTACATTCACCAGCTCCAAAGCGCCTTCCCCCCAGGCACATTGCGCACCTACGGCCCCTACTGGCGGCGCATCGTCAATGAATGGGGATCCCGCCCCATCAGCGAACCCACCCCACTCGAGATCAGAGAGCTGATCGAGCACACAAAACAACAGGCTGCCGTCCGCCGAAACTCGCGCGGCGGACGCTCGGCCGCAGAACATATGGTGGGTGCGCTTCGCGCCCTATACCGCCAAGGGCAAGCCGACGGCCACTTTCCTGCAGCAGAGAACCCAGCGAACCGCATCATCAAGCCGCGACGTCTGCCCAATAACAGGAGAGCTCTACCAGATCGCCTTATCGCCGATATCAACCGAGTCGCCGCCACGACAGGCAACGACCCAGAACTCGATACCCTCATCCTGCGACTCCACATCGAGACCGCATGCCGGCGTGGGGGCGCTCTAGCGCTTCGTCCGCGAGACCTCGACGCCGAACAATGCCTGATCCAACTCCATGAGAAGGGTGACGCGGTCCGCTGGCAGCCTGTCTCCCCCACCCTGATGCAGGCGCTGCTCCGGCATCGTGACCGCGGTGCCGCCAACTCCGAACAACTCCTGCGCTACCGCAATGGGCGACCCATTACCGGCCGACGTTACGACCACATCTGGAAACGCATCGGCAAACACCTTCCCCCCGTGTCCACCCAGCAAATCACCGCCCACTGGCTACGCCACACCACCCTGACCTGGGTCGAGCGGCACTACGGATACGCAGTCGCCCGCGCCTACGCCGGTCATGCCGAAATCGGAGGCAACGTTGGCGCGACCCTCACCTACGTCAAAGCATCGCTGCACGAAGTGGCCGCCGCGCTAACGGCACTCACCGGTGAAAAACATCCTCTTGCTGCCGAATTCGAGTCCAAGAGACCGCCGATGGCGGCGTGA
- a CDS encoding NB-ARC domain-containing protein has protein sequence MIWSRQRDHHGSTAKQPAARVVDLTKTIPYAPSRVSAERKGSLAAGGNVAGNAIGEGSQATYIEKLVVGNSPTVHSTYARDLAPPPLGHIADRVALRASIEDQLLKDNSTIVFLEGAGGVGKTTLAAQMCADESIRRRYPGGIIWTSLGQDRYGAALADHIGDLCEYLTHHRPTTADPTMAAAALGEALGGRSPTLIVLDDVWVEEQIRPFLLGAPNTSRLFTTRNKGLAPKTAAIVEIGPMSEEEARATASEGLPMVGASSIDKIIQSAKGWPVLLGLMNASLKEHIKAGGPPSEVVDWILQLVEDDGPFALDSAAPNSLNRTLAKVLSTSIDFLSHFERERYLDLAIFREDVYVPSYIVLALWQSAGGLSHDESTQLWSKLSALRLVSERWAEGQPALAVHDILRSYLRQRLPADVMANRHAFLIAGIKALAIGQEWWSIPSKYKYALEHLGYHLAQADMIKELATLATDLRWVEKQIVCLGSVAPTVATLREVETESASLLASILENDAHVYSADNSVGATLISRLLCIEGVEALARARVQTLPKPNLQAMWPVPDVSTNHSTGHMGPIGDCAISPDGTMLATASDDRQVIIWDFETRTVRHLLRGHRQRARACSFSPDGNYLLSASMDGTLRVWSVLDGALLQTLGNSSNRILGCSWSRDGLRVAAVADDGQVSVWNAATGKAVFSVYSDSKYEWDCCFSPDQEILTTCGEDGIVRQWNSTTGDFAGEIAVHSDRIRWCTYDPAGRLIATASSDGTVKLVEAHSGSVLRTLETHTDRVRACTFSHDGMYLVSVSEDRRVCLWEVVSGKLIHTFVGHTDWVGGCAFQVDDSRLVTCSGDGTLRIWDMSALVLEAVVEAPRDAVGCVSFTSDGSRFVAGGRDGKLSVFDLENPTPTMSIDAHSGRVLCCVAHVEGVLSGGSDGNVHLWDPRTMALKRSFTRHSGRVWGVAIAAMGNLVASAGEDGRIMVHELDSTDLVHVLHSHNGHVLNCAFAPDRAILGSVGDDGIFRIWDGSSGALIRELSAGADTKVWVCDFSPDGKFAVTAGEPSGYAALWNMRDYSLVSLIKIGQGRTTGCSFSPDGRFIAGCDDDAFLGVWEVQTGRQICGIRAGYPLQKCCWTIKGGQLILVAGGAGGVYVFKLEFGE, from the coding sequence ATGATTTGGTCCAGGCAGCGCGACCATCATGGGAGCACTGCCAAGCAGCCTGCGGCCCGAGTAGTCGACTTAACCAAGACCATCCCGTACGCACCAAGCCGAGTTTCTGCTGAGCGTAAAGGATCTCTCGCGGCCGGAGGCAATGTCGCCGGCAATGCGATTGGGGAGGGAAGTCAAGCTACCTATATCGAGAAACTCGTAGTAGGCAACAGTCCGACGGTGCACTCCACCTACGCCCGGGACCTGGCTCCTCCGCCTCTGGGTCATATCGCCGACCGAGTCGCTCTGAGAGCCTCGATCGAAGATCAACTTCTCAAAGACAATTCCACAATCGTATTTCTCGAAGGGGCAGGGGGGGTCGGGAAGACGACGTTGGCTGCTCAAATGTGTGCTGACGAGAGCATTCGCCGCCGATATCCCGGAGGAATAATCTGGACCTCCCTCGGCCAGGATCGGTACGGCGCGGCACTCGCCGATCATATAGGCGACCTTTGCGAGTACTTAACTCATCACCGCCCGACTACGGCGGACCCGACCATGGCTGCCGCCGCGCTCGGCGAGGCACTGGGCGGCCGGAGCCCAACTTTGATTGTCCTAGATGATGTTTGGGTAGAGGAACAAATCCGACCATTTCTCTTAGGGGCTCCAAACACCTCAAGGCTATTTACCACCAGGAATAAGGGCTTGGCTCCGAAGACAGCAGCGATCGTGGAGATCGGTCCGATGTCGGAAGAGGAGGCCCGCGCAACCGCTTCCGAGGGGCTGCCAATGGTCGGTGCGAGCTCAATCGACAAAATTATCCAATCGGCAAAAGGGTGGCCGGTCCTACTCGGGCTGATGAATGCCTCCCTGAAGGAACACATTAAGGCAGGCGGGCCGCCGAGCGAGGTTGTGGACTGGATTCTGCAGTTGGTAGAGGATGATGGGCCTTTCGCCCTCGATTCTGCTGCGCCCAATAGCCTCAACCGGACTTTAGCGAAGGTTCTTAGTACCAGCATTGATTTCCTTAGCCATTTTGAGCGTGAACGTTATCTAGATCTTGCTATTTTTCGCGAAGATGTATACGTACCCAGCTATATTGTATTGGCTCTATGGCAGAGTGCGGGCGGTTTGAGTCATGATGAAAGTACGCAACTATGGTCGAAGCTATCGGCGTTGCGCCTCGTATCCGAGCGCTGGGCGGAAGGTCAGCCGGCCCTTGCCGTCCACGACATCTTGAGATCATATTTACGTCAACGCCTACCGGCTGACGTTATGGCTAATCGCCACGCCTTTTTGATAGCCGGAATCAAGGCTCTCGCCATAGGGCAGGAGTGGTGGAGTATCCCGAGCAAATACAAGTACGCGCTGGAACACCTTGGGTATCACTTAGCGCAGGCCGACATGATCAAGGAGCTTGCGACCCTCGCTACGGATCTTCGCTGGGTTGAGAAGCAGATAGTGTGCTTGGGTTCAGTCGCACCAACCGTCGCTACACTTCGCGAAGTTGAAACCGAGAGTGCATCACTGCTCGCGAGCATTTTGGAAAACGACGCACACGTATATTCGGCAGACAACTCCGTCGGTGCGACATTGATTAGCAGGTTGCTATGTATTGAAGGCGTCGAGGCTCTGGCCCGGGCGCGCGTTCAGACTCTACCAAAACCAAATTTGCAGGCAATGTGGCCAGTCCCCGATGTTTCAACAAATCATTCTACAGGGCACATGGGCCCAATTGGCGACTGCGCGATCTCGCCCGATGGAACGATGCTTGCGACGGCATCGGACGACCGACAAGTAATTATTTGGGATTTCGAAACGAGAACGGTTCGGCATCTCCTTCGTGGTCATAGGCAACGAGCGCGGGCCTGCTCATTCTCGCCGGATGGCAACTACCTCCTGTCCGCAAGTATGGATGGAACGCTCCGCGTATGGAGTGTCCTTGACGGGGCGCTGCTGCAGACACTTGGAAATTCCTCTAATCGCATCCTCGGTTGTAGTTGGTCAAGGGACGGGTTGAGAGTGGCAGCTGTAGCAGACGATGGACAAGTATCGGTCTGGAACGCCGCCACTGGCAAGGCGGTATTTAGCGTCTACAGTGACAGCAAATACGAGTGGGATTGCTGCTTTTCACCCGACCAAGAAATACTGACGACGTGTGGGGAGGACGGCATTGTTAGACAATGGAATTCAACCACCGGCGACTTTGCTGGAGAAATTGCAGTGCACTCTGACAGAATACGATGGTGTACCTACGACCCGGCTGGCCGTCTGATCGCGACTGCTAGTAGCGACGGCACTGTAAAGCTGGTGGAAGCTCATTCCGGTTCTGTCCTGAGGACTTTAGAGACTCACACAGATCGTGTGCGTGCTTGTACCTTCTCGCATGATGGTATGTATCTTGTCAGCGTATCCGAAGACAGACGGGTCTGTTTGTGGGAAGTCGTCAGCGGCAAACTTATACACACCTTTGTCGGGCACACCGATTGGGTGGGCGGATGCGCCTTTCAGGTCGACGATTCGCGCCTAGTGACTTGTAGTGGAGATGGAACTCTGCGTATCTGGGATATGTCGGCGTTAGTTTTGGAAGCAGTTGTAGAGGCCCCACGGGACGCAGTAGGCTGCGTCAGCTTCACCTCAGATGGATCTAGATTCGTCGCCGGCGGGAGAGATGGAAAATTGAGTGTCTTCGATCTCGAAAATCCGACGCCCACGATGTCAATAGATGCCCACTCAGGCCGCGTACTCTGCTGCGTAGCACACGTGGAGGGCGTGCTGAGCGGAGGGTCCGACGGAAACGTTCACTTGTGGGACCCCCGCACGATGGCACTCAAGCGTAGCTTCACCAGACATTCCGGCCGAGTATGGGGAGTAGCAATCGCGGCGATGGGAAATCTGGTGGCATCGGCTGGAGAAGACGGCCGGATCATGGTACACGAGCTCGACTCGACGGATTTGGTGCATGTCCTCCATAGCCATAATGGGCATGTCCTGAACTGCGCGTTCGCTCCCGATCGAGCCATCCTCGGCTCAGTAGGAGACGATGGAATATTCCGAATTTGGGATGGGTCTTCGGGGGCTCTTATACGCGAGCTATCGGCGGGAGCCGACACGAAAGTCTGGGTTTGCGACTTCTCGCCGGATGGAAAGTTTGCTGTTACTGCGGGTGAACCCAGTGGCTACGCAGCGTTGTGGAACATGAGGGACTACAGCCTTGTATCGCTAATTAAAATCGGACAAGGGCGCACTACCGGATGCTCTTTCTCCCCTGACGGGAGGTTTATAGCTGGCTGTGATGACGATGCTTTTCTGGGGGTGTGGGAAGTCCAGACAGGGCGCCAGATTTGCGGAATCCGGGCCGGATATCCGCTGCAGAAATGTTGCTGGACCATTAAGGGCGGTCAGCTCATCTTGGTCGCAGGTGGCGCTGGCGGCGTGTATGTCTTTAAGCTCGAGTTCGGCGAGTAA
- a CDS encoding aldo/keto reductase, which translates to MDSAERATNDLPKSLFADDVAISRVGFGAWAIGGPYENGWGPVDDDVSVRAILRAVDLGVNWIDTAPAYGHGHSESVVGKALNAVGGSARPLIFTKCGRTWPGGKITSDLRPKSIRKQCEDSLRRLSVERIDLYQIHRPDSNTGTPIEESWGELAHLADEGKVRWIGVSNCDQEFIERCDRVRAVDSFQPRISIVDQSALALAGWCRKQGIAVLGYSPLGSGLLTGKFSPKNLAPGDWRINSSRFNGASLDRGLALVDTLESVGANKGKSVIDLALGWVLARDEVTATIVGARRSSQVDEWVRAASNPLSKEVIEILNTI; encoded by the coding sequence ATGGACTCTGCAGAACGAGCTACAAATGATCTTCCAAAATCGCTGTTCGCCGATGATGTAGCAATAAGTCGAGTTGGATTCGGGGCATGGGCTATCGGTGGGCCATACGAAAATGGATGGGGGCCGGTGGACGATGATGTTTCTGTCCGTGCGATATTGAGGGCGGTGGACCTCGGCGTAAATTGGATTGACACGGCTCCCGCCTACGGGCACGGGCATTCTGAATCAGTTGTTGGAAAAGCACTTAATGCCGTGGGCGGTAGCGCTCGACCTCTCATTTTCACCAAGTGTGGCCGAACCTGGCCCGGCGGTAAAATAACTTCAGATCTGCGGCCGAAGTCGATCCGTAAGCAATGCGAAGACAGTTTAAGGCGGTTGTCGGTCGAGCGAATCGACCTTTATCAAATTCATCGGCCAGATTCGAACACCGGTACTCCAATTGAAGAATCATGGGGTGAACTCGCGCATCTTGCAGACGAAGGCAAGGTTCGGTGGATTGGTGTCTCTAATTGCGACCAAGAGTTTATCGAGCGTTGTGACCGGGTGCGAGCGGTGGACTCGTTTCAGCCGCGGATCAGCATCGTAGATCAGTCAGCTCTCGCCCTGGCTGGATGGTGTCGGAAGCAAGGGATTGCTGTGCTTGGCTATTCCCCGCTCGGATCCGGGTTGTTAACTGGAAAGTTTAGTCCGAAAAATCTTGCTCCAGGGGACTGGCGGATAAATTCGAGTCGGTTTAACGGAGCTAGCCTGGATCGAGGACTGGCGCTAGTCGACACGCTGGAATCTGTCGGCGCCAACAAGGGCAAGTCTGTTATCGATCTAGCCCTTGGCTGGGTGCTTGCCCGGGACGAAGTTACTGCCACGATTGTCGGCGCACGTCGGAGCAGCCAAGTCGATGAATGGGTTCGAGCAGCAAGTAATCCACTTTCAAAAGAAGTAATTGAGATACTCAACACGATATGA
- a CDS encoding CHAT domain-containing tetratricopeptide repeat protein encodes MGADREGVGDTEWHQALHAAVVSRIQQFEQSSEPQAMFGPDVDSEIGQLSAVIGANPSDLYSRILLGWLYWHRFNVLPENLRQPSLEAAVDVLTLCFLTLDVSDLARLPSQLLPDLADNALSPALSVLENALASSDAHLVAVAVESWQRIVNAIPSEDPDRASMLFNLGNALVARFKLTGALEDLNEAIVNRRQAVDASPADSPDHATILTYLGLDLRERFNHTGSLQDLNDAIATTREAIVSTSTDNPDRGAMLVDFGDDLYVRFNRTGALEDLNDAIDVAQQAVDTISTDDPARAAVLTDLGERLRMRFMRTDVLEDLDRALDMFRAASNTNRTGRLSRGMLLSNLGGALRARFKRTGALANLHNAIDIGRQAVAAMSADDPARATALSNLGVALHERSMRTGDTQDLDNAIGMLRAADEIASSGQSGRGTLLSNLGSALQDRFTRTGSIEDLNDAIDIGQQALEVASDDPMREVLLSNLGSSLVHRFERTGKLADLSNAIRIYGAACDTAPTHGSRRTTTLSNLGAALRARFVQTGALEDLNDAIDVGRQVVHTISRDDPARATALSNLGVALRARFERTDALQDLDDAIEILREAVDRIPPDHPNRATVTHNLGVAMRARFERTDALQDLDDAIQILSEAVDHIHPGKPGRATSMTNLGIVLRKRFVRTGVLHDLNDAIDIEQQAVAATPQDDPARAARSANLGFALRERFDHTGASIDRDAAIAAFESALDIEFAKPSIRIKAARAAAGMAAETERVRAARLLERAVRLLPKIAQRELERADQQYALGDYAGLAADAAALALDNTAIPERARAEVALQLLESGRAVLLSQALHVRSDLTDLHNQYPDLARRFSFLRDQLDTVGSTIPAPPAELAGRLVNINHSAQDHRRQIAAELNDTLANIRAIDGFASFGLPPSRDELLAQAARGPVVTFNISEYRSDALLLTTAGIAGIRLPGLSPERLVQKIVIFQGALHAADHHVDPFERVAAQGVVTEILQWLWNNATGPVLDALGYRQPSPAGATPPRIWWILGGLLSLLPIHAAGYHTEAPSPRRRTVMDRVVSSYTPTITALRYARQHPPTRRPDTALRALIVALSSTPGIEGRLDFVGDEAAALAARLPGSLLLSGPDGSKTTRPIGSLPTKRNVINNLSDYPIAHFACHGTSDPTDPSHSQLLLHDHRSDPLTIACLAPIRLEQAQLAYLSACETALNKNIELIDEVIHLTAAFQLVGYPHVIGTLWPINDPYAAQVAEHFYAALLPARAGDSYEIEYAAHALHFAVRTIRDVIPATPTLWGAYLHAGA; translated from the coding sequence ATGGGGGCAGACCGAGAAGGCGTCGGGGACACCGAATGGCATCAAGCACTTCACGCGGCGGTGGTATCGCGAATCCAGCAGTTCGAGCAATCGTCGGAGCCCCAGGCAATGTTCGGTCCTGATGTCGATTCCGAGATTGGACAGCTGTCCGCCGTGATCGGAGCCAATCCTTCAGATCTGTATTCGCGGATCCTGCTTGGCTGGCTGTATTGGCATCGATTTAACGTTCTTCCGGAAAACCTTCGTCAGCCTTCGCTGGAGGCTGCCGTTGATGTTCTCACCTTGTGCTTTCTCACTCTTGATGTCAGTGACCTGGCTCGGCTGCCGAGCCAATTGCTGCCAGACCTTGCAGACAATGCGCTATCCCCCGCACTCTCGGTGCTTGAGAACGCCCTTGCCTCGTCCGACGCCCACCTCGTCGCTGTTGCGGTCGAGTCGTGGCAGCGAATCGTCAATGCGATTCCCAGCGAGGACCCCGACCGCGCCAGTATGCTCTTCAACCTCGGAAATGCCCTGGTAGCACGGTTCAAGCTGACCGGCGCATTGGAAGATCTCAACGAGGCGATCGTCAACCGACGGCAAGCAGTCGATGCCAGCCCCGCCGACAGTCCCGACCATGCCACGATACTGACTTATCTCGGCCTGGATCTGCGAGAGCGGTTCAACCACACCGGCAGTCTGCAGGATCTCAACGACGCTATCGCCACTACACGCGAAGCGATCGTTTCCACCTCCACAGACAACCCCGACCGTGGGGCGATGCTGGTCGATTTCGGGGACGATTTGTATGTACGGTTCAACCGGACCGGCGCACTAGAGGATCTGAACGACGCGATCGACGTCGCACAGCAGGCCGTCGACACCATCTCCACCGATGATCCCGCCCGCGCAGCTGTACTGACAGACCTTGGTGAACGCTTGCGAATGAGGTTCATGCGGACGGATGTATTGGAGGATCTCGACCGCGCCCTCGATATGTTCCGCGCCGCAAGCAACACCAACCGAACAGGACGCCTCAGTCGCGGAATGTTGCTATCCAACCTAGGTGGCGCTCTCCGGGCACGGTTCAAACGCACAGGTGCGCTCGCAAATCTCCACAACGCGATCGACATCGGACGGCAGGCCGTCGCCGCCATGTCCGCCGATGATCCCGCGCGCGCTACAGCGCTTTCCAACCTCGGCGTAGCTCTTCACGAGCGGTCGATGCGGACAGGCGACACGCAGGATCTGGACAACGCAATTGGTATGCTCCGCGCGGCGGACGAGATCGCCTCAAGCGGACAGTCTGGTCGCGGGACGCTGCTCTCCAATCTCGGGAGCGCCCTACAGGACAGGTTCACCCGGACTGGTTCCATAGAGGATCTCAACGACGCTATCGACATCGGACAACAAGCCCTCGAGGTCGCTTCCGACGACCCCATGCGCGAGGTGTTGCTGTCCAACCTTGGAAGCTCCCTGGTCCACAGATTCGAGCGGACAGGTAAGTTAGCGGATCTCAGCAATGCTATCCGCATCTACGGCGCGGCATGCGACACCGCCCCCACCCACGGCTCCCGCCGCACCACGACGCTGTCCAACTTGGGAGCCGCTCTGCGGGCACGGTTCGTGCAGACGGGTGCTTTAGAGGATCTCAACGATGCAATCGACGTCGGACGGCAGGTGGTCCACACCATCTCCCGCGATGATCCCGCCCGCGCCACAGCGCTTTCCAACCTCGGTGTTGCCTTGCGGGCGCGGTTCGAACGGACAGATGCGTTGCAGGATCTTGATGACGCAATCGAAATCCTCCGCGAAGCAGTCGATCGCATCCCCCCCGACCACCCCAACCGGGCCACCGTAACGCACAACCTCGGTGTGGCCATGCGGGCGCGGTTCGAACGAACAGATGCGTTGCAGGACCTCGATGATGCGATCCAAATCCTCAGCGAAGCAGTCGATCACATCCACCCGGGCAAGCCCGGTCGAGCGACTTCGATGACCAATCTCGGTATCGTCCTGCGGAAGCGGTTCGTGCGGACCGGCGTGCTGCACGACCTCAACGATGCCATCGACATCGAGCAGCAAGCGGTCGCTGCCACTCCCCAAGACGACCCCGCTCGCGCCGCACGGTCGGCCAACCTCGGTTTCGCCCTCAGAGAGCGGTTCGACCACACGGGTGCATCGATCGACCGTGACGCAGCGATTGCTGCCTTCGAGTCAGCGCTCGATATTGAATTTGCCAAACCATCGATTCGCATCAAAGCAGCGCGCGCTGCGGCGGGCATGGCCGCAGAGACAGAGCGGGTACGGGCAGCGCGATTGTTGGAGCGAGCGGTGCGGTTGCTGCCGAAAATCGCTCAACGGGAGCTCGAACGAGCAGACCAACAATATGCATTGGGTGATTACGCTGGACTCGCCGCCGATGCTGCGGCGCTGGCGCTCGACAACACGGCCATCCCGGAGAGGGCACGGGCAGAGGTGGCGCTACAGCTACTAGAGTCCGGTCGCGCAGTGCTGCTCAGTCAAGCCTTGCACGTTCGCAGCGATCTGACCGACCTCCACAATCAATATCCAGACTTGGCAAGACGATTCAGCTTCCTGCGCGACCAACTCGACACAGTCGGCAGCACCATTCCGGCCCCCCCGGCGGAACTTGCCGGGCGCCTCGTCAACATCAATCACAGTGCCCAGGACCACCGCCGGCAAATCGCAGCCGAACTCAACGACACCCTCGCCAATATCCGTGCCATAGACGGGTTCGCTTCCTTCGGACTGCCGCCATCTCGTGACGAACTGCTCGCCCAAGCCGCCCGAGGTCCGGTCGTGACATTCAATATCAGCGAGTACCGCAGTGACGCATTGCTTCTGACCACGGCAGGTATTGCGGGCATACGCCTACCCGGACTCTCCCCTGAGCGGCTCGTCCAGAAGATAGTCATTTTCCAAGGTGCCCTGCACGCCGCCGACCACCACGTGGACCCATTCGAGCGAGTCGCTGCCCAGGGGGTGGTGACCGAGATCCTGCAGTGGTTGTGGAACAACGCCACCGGTCCGGTTCTGGATGCGCTCGGCTACAGGCAACCATCCCCAGCAGGGGCGACGCCGCCTCGCATCTGGTGGATCCTTGGGGGACTGCTCAGCCTGTTGCCCATCCACGCGGCCGGCTACCATACCGAGGCTCCCAGCCCACGTCGCAGGACCGTCATGGATCGGGTTGTCTCCTCCTACACCCCTACCATCACCGCCCTTCGGTACGCGCGCCAGCATCCACCGACAAGGCGGCCCGACACCGCCCTTCGAGCACTCATTGTTGCCCTGTCCAGCACCCCGGGTATCGAAGGGCGCCTGGATTTCGTTGGCGACGAGGCTGCAGCACTGGCCGCTCGTCTGCCCGGATCGCTCCTACTTTCCGGACCCGACGGATCGAAAACGACACGGCCCATAGGCAGTCTGCCGACGAAACGCAACGTCATCAACAATCTTTCCGACTACCCGATCGCACACTTCGCTTGTCACGGCACTAGCGACCCCACCGATCCATCCCACAGCCAACTGTTGCTGCACGACCACCGTAGCGATCCACTCACCATCGCCTGCCTCGCCCCGATACGCCTCGAACAGGCACAGCTGGCCTACCTATCTGCCTGCGAAACCGCGCTCAACAAGAACATCGAACTCATCGACGAAGTCATCCACCTCACCGCGGCTTTCCAGCTCGTCGGATACCCACACGTCATCGGCACCCTATGGCCAATCAACGACCCCTACGCTGCTCAGGTCGCCGAGCACTTCTACGCCGCTCTGCTACCTGCCCGCGCTGGCGACTCCTACGAAATCGAGTACGCCGCCCACGCGCTGCACTTCGCCGTCCGCACTATACGTGACGTCATCCCAGCGACCCCGACACTGTGGGGCGCCTACCTTCACGCCGGCGCATAA
- a CDS encoding pentapeptide repeat-containing protein, whose product MLLGAVICAGRRSRANLFRADLSDARLQRAILDHAKLGGAKLKDAKLHVASLVGAELADYDTLYEDLDFTDGRTSPDAVRPCCAPPESIGALPSRGTLFAET is encoded by the coding sequence TTGCTTCTTGGCGCGGTCATCTGTGCGGGGCGTCGCAGCCGGGCAAACCTCTTCCGTGCGGATCTGTCCGACGCCCGCTTGCAGCGTGCCATCCTGGATCACGCGAAACTTGGCGGCGCGAAGCTGAAAGACGCGAAACTGCATGTCGCGTCACTGGTTGGTGCCGAGTTGGCCGACTACGACACCCTCTACGAGGATCTCGATTTCACTGACGGGCGTACGTCGCCGGACGCTGTCCGCCCATGCTGTGCGCCACCAGAATCAATCGGCGCGCTCCCGTCCCGAGGTACCCTTTTCGCTGAAACATAG
- a CDS encoding PPC domain-containing DNA-binding protein, giving the protein MRSHELTLGRSFGVVFDHGDDFYPALADFCRTNNLQQGYIPSFIAGFSEVDLVGTCDKLDNPEAPVWSKVHLTNVEAFGGGSLAYDPDTDTISPHIHVAVGLKEHAASGYTSHLLSAKVLFLAELLIIEVLQPTMTRTPRSDLYDVPLLEFRKGTPPNS; this is encoded by the coding sequence ATGCGGAGCCACGAACTCACCCTCGGCCGCAGCTTCGGAGTGGTGTTCGACCACGGAGACGACTTCTACCCCGCCCTCGCAGACTTCTGCCGAACCAACAATCTCCAGCAGGGCTACATCCCGTCCTTTATCGCCGGGTTCAGCGAAGTCGACCTCGTCGGCACCTGCGACAAACTCGACAATCCTGAAGCGCCAGTCTGGTCGAAAGTCCACCTCACCAACGTCGAAGCATTCGGTGGAGGAAGCCTCGCCTACGACCCGGACACAGACACGATCTCGCCACACATCCACGTCGCGGTCGGCCTCAAAGAACACGCAGCATCCGGCTACACCAGCCATCTGCTCTCGGCAAAAGTGCTGTTCCTCGCCGAACTCCTCATCATCGAAGTCCTCCAGCCCACGATGACAAGAACACCACGGTCCGACCTCTACGACGTGCCCCTTCTGGAATTCAGGAAAGGGACCCCGCCAAATTCGTAG
- a CDS encoding Lsr2 family protein → MARKVVVTLVDDYDGNSAAEETVSFVFDGVAYEMDLSTLNAKLLRGVFEQWIPYARKVGRAPRRTGSRKRSVVDRDQTAAIRAWGREQGRDVSRRGRISAGLAAAYAEANR, encoded by the coding sequence ATGGCGCGCAAGGTCGTTGTGACACTGGTCGATGACTATGACGGCAACTCTGCAGCGGAGGAGACTGTGTCCTTCGTCTTCGATGGGGTTGCCTATGAGATGGACCTTTCCACGCTCAATGCCAAGCTGCTGCGCGGTGTATTCGAGCAGTGGATTCCGTACGCGCGCAAGGTAGGTCGCGCGCCGCGCAGGACCGGTAGCCGCAAGCGTTCGGTGGTCGACCGTGACCAGACCGCGGCCATTCGAGCGTGGGGGCGTGAGCAGGGGCGCGATGTTTCCCGGCGGGGGCGTATTTCGGCTGGGCTCGCCGCGGCCTACGCCGAGGCGAATCGGTAG